aTCCACTCTCTATCAAAGACACCTTAACTAGTGAAAAGGAAGCCATTAAATAAACCCACTATCTGTCCGAGACACTTTAACAGATGAAAAGTAAACCATGAAATCAACCgactatctgtccaagacaccttaacaggtgaaaagaagccatgaaatcaacacactatctgtccaagacaccttaacaTGTGAAAAGTaagccatgaaatcaacccactatctgtccagGACTCCATAACTAGTGAAAATGAAGCCATGAAATCATCCAACTATCTGTCCAAGACACGTTAACATgtgaaaaggaagccatgaaatcaacccactatctgtccaagacaccttatcTAGTGAAAAAGAAGTCATGAAATCAACTCATTGTCTATCCAAGACACTTTAATTATtgaaaaggaagccatgaaatcaacccactataTGTCTACGACACCTTAAGGGgtgaaaaggaagccatgaaatcaacccactatctaTCGAAGACACCTTAACTGgtgaaaaggaagccatgaaaCCAACCCACTATCTGTCCATGACACCTTGATTAgtgaaaaggaagccatgaaataaacccactatctgtccaacacaccttaaaagatgaaaagaaaccCATGGAACCAACCCATTATCTGTCCGAGACACCTTGACTGgtgaaaaggaagccatgaaatcaacccactatatgtccaagacaccttaactagggaaaaggaaactatgaaatcaacccactatctgtcctTGACACCCTAACAAGTAAAACGGAAGCAATGATATCAACCCACAATCTGTCCGGGACACCTTAACTGGTGAAAAGTAAGCAATGAAATCAAGCCAATGTCTGTTCAAGACACCTTAACAGGATAAAATgaagccatgaaatcaacccactcCCTGTCCGAGACACTTTAACTGGTGAAATGGAAGCCAtaaaatcaacccactatctgtcaAAGACACCTTAATAGgtgaaaaggaagccatgaaatcaacccactatgTGTCATAGACACCTTAATATGTGAAAAGGAAGctatgaaatcaacccactatcttTCCAAGACACCTTAACTAGGGAAAAGGAAGCCAtaaaatcaacccactatctgtccaggacaccttaacaggtgaaaaggaagcaatgaaatcaacccactatTTTCCAAGACACCTTAACTTGGGAAAAGGAAGCCAtaaaatcaacccactatctggCCAGGACACCTTAACAGGTAcaaaggaagccatgaaatcaacccactatctgtccaagacaccttaacagGTGGAAAGGAAGCCATGAAACCAACCCACTATCTGTACAACACACCTTGACAGGTGAAAAAgaagccatgaaatcaacccactatctgtccaagacaccttgaCAGGTCAAAAGGAAGCcgtgaaatcaacccactatctgtccaagacaccttagcAGGTGAAAAGGAATCCATAAAATCAGcccactatctgtccaagacaccttaacagatgaaaaggaagccatgaaatcaacccCATATCCGTCCAAGACATCTTAACAGGtgaaaaggaaggtttaaaatcaACCCAGTCAAGATACCTTAACAGGGGAAAAGGAAACCATGAAATCAACCCACTCTCCGTTCAAGACaccttaaaaaaaatgaaaaggaagccatgaaatcaacccacttCTCGTCCAAAACACCTTAACTAGTGAAAAGGAAGCCAGGAAATCAACTAATCATCTGTCCAAGGCACCTTGACTAATGAAAAAGAAGCCATGAAATCAACCaactatctgtccaagacaccttaaccGGTGCaaggaagccatgaaatcaacccactatctgtccaaaACAACATAACAGGGGAAAAGAAAGCCATGAAATTAACAcactatctgtccaagacaccttaataAGTGAAGAGGAAGCTATGAAATCAACCCAATATAGGTCCAAGACACCTTAACAGgtgaaaaggaagccatgaaatcaacacactatctgtccaagacaccttaacagGGGAAAAGTAAGCTATGAAATCATCCCACTATCTGTCCAAAACAAATTAAAAGGTGAAAAAGAAGCTACGAAATCAATACATGATCTGTCCAAGACACCTCAACTAGTGAAAAAGAAGCCATGAAATCAATCCACTATCTGTCCATGACACCCTCACAGGTGAAACGGAAGtaatgaaatcaacccactatctgtccaagacaccttgaAGAGTGAAATGGAAGCAATGAAATCCAGccactatctgtccaagacaccttaaagagtgaaaaggaagccatgaaatcaacccactcCCTGTCCGAGACACCTTAACGGGTGAAAAGGAAGctatgaaatcaacccactatctgtaCAAGACACCATAACAGGTGAAATGGAAGCCATGAAATCAACAaactatctgtccaagacaccttaacaggtgaaaaggaagctatgaaatcaacccactatctgtccaagacaccttaataGGTGAAAAGAAAGCCATcaaatcaacccactatctgtaCAGGAAACAGGAAACCTTATCAGGTAcaaaggaagccatgaaatcaacccactatctgtccaacacaccttaacaggtgaaaaggaagccatgaaatcaacccactatatgtccaagacaccttaacaggtggaaaggaaaatatgaaatcaacccactatctgtccgAGACATCTAAACAGGTACAAAGGAAGCCATGAGATCAAAACAatatctgtccaagacaccttaacagGTGGAAATGAAACCATGAAATCAACCCACAATCTGTCCAGGACACCTTAAGAGgtgaaaaggaagccatgaaatcaacccactatctgcCCAAGACACCTTGACAGGGGAAAAGAAAGCAGTGAAATCAACCCACTATGtgtccaagacaccttaacagGGGAAAAAGAAaccatgaaatcaacccactagCTGTCCAAGATACCTTAACAGATGAAAATGAAGttatgaaatcaacccactatctgtccgAGACATCTAAACAGGTGAAAAGTAAGCCATAAAATCAACCCAGTATCTGTCCAAGATACCTTAACAGAGGAAAAGGAAaccatgaaatcaacccactatctgtccaagacaccttaacaaatgaaaaggaagccatgaaatcaacccaTTACTCGTCCAAAACACCTTAACTAGTGAAATGGAAGCCAGGAAATCAACTCATTATCTGTCCAAGGCACCTTAACTAATGAAAAGGAAGCCATAAAATCAACCaactatctgtccaagacaccttaaccggtgaaaggaagccatgaaatcaacccactatctgtccaagacaACTTAACAGGTGAAAAGAAAGCCATGAAATTAACAcactatctgtccaagacaccttaattGGTGATGaggaagccatgaaatcaacccactaaTTGTTCAAGACACCTCAACAATtgaaaaggaagccatgaaatTAACCTtctatctgtccaagacaccttaacagGGGAAAAGGAAGGTATGAAATCATGCCACTAACTGTACAAAACAAATTAACAGGTGAAAAAGAAGTTACAAAATCAATACACTAgctgtccaagacaccttaaaaagtgaaaaaaaaccatgAAATCAATCCACTATCTGTCCATGACACCTTAACAGGTGAAACGCAAGTAATGAAATCAAACCAatatctgtccaagacaccttgaAGAGTGAAACGGAAGCAATGAAATCCacccactatctgtccaagacaccttaaagagtgaaaaggaagccatgaaatcaacccaTTCCCTGTCCGAGATACCTTAACAGgtgaaaaggaagccatgaaatcaaccaactatctgtccaagacactttaacaggtgaaaaggaagctatgaaatcaacccactatctgtccaaaACACCTTAATAGGTGAAAAGGAAGCCAtaaaatcaacccactatctgtccagGACACCTTATCAGGTACAAAGGCAGCCTtaaaatcaacccactatctgtccaacacaccttaacaggtgaaaaggaagccaataaatcaacccactatctgtccaagacacctcAACAGGTGGAAAGGAAACCATGAAATCAATCCTCTATCTGTCCAGGACACCTTGAGAGGTGAAAAGGAAGCCctgaaatcaacccactatctgtccaacACACTTTAACAGATGAAAAGGAggccatgaaatcaacccactatctgtccaagacacTTTAACAGTTGGAAAGGAAACCATGAAATCAACCCTCTATCTGTCCAGGACACCTTGAGAGGTGAAAAGGAAGCCCTGAAATCAACCCgctatctgtccaagacaccttactAGGTGAAAAGGAAGCCCTGAAATCAACCCGCTATCTGTCCAAGACACCCTAACAGCTGAAAATGAAGCTATTAAATCAACCCACTATCTGACAGACACATTTAAACAGGTGGAAAGGAAGCCATGAAATCTACCCAGTATCTGTCCAAGATACCTTAACAGGGGAAAAGGGAACCATAAAAATCAACCCACaatctgtccaagacaccttaacagGTAAAAAGAAAGCCAGGAAATCAAAACAatatctgtccaagacaccttaacagGTGGAAATGAAACCATGAAATCCACCCACTTTCTCTCCAGGACGGTAGCCTGACTACTAatcgaaagacaattggtagaatgacaattcgtcgaatgacaattcgtcgaaatgacaatttgtCGAAACGACAATTGGTCGAATTGTCCATAGTCTATCATAATGGATTAAACTTTCAAGCttcgactttgatttataaatgtgaaaataatgtcatatGTCTCTTCGTTCTTTGATCCCGACAAAAagtatagcaatggtaaggttttatttttagcaatAAGAGCAAGGTTAGTGTAAAACTGTGAATTAACTGGAGCGCAGTCAaatgtgccatcacaaaaccaaGTACAGTTATGGGATAAAAGGTCAAATTTCTAGCAGTTCCATAACTAGTCCCTTTTTTGTCTTCAGACAACTTAAAATTCTAACCTCTTATCTAACGTTTAAGTCTTCATCATCTTGTACAGACGTTTTCCTATTCACTGTTCTCAAAAGAGAAGATTTCTTTTGGGCAGTGGTCCTGCAACACTCAAAGGCATATTACATGCTGCATTATAtactatgcagccagtcacttcATCGGTTTCACTAGccctttcttaatttcatttacaactttcAAGGCAGCATTTCGAGTATCATATGGCGGATGGTAATGCcgtgaaggatttccttgaatcatatcattaatagtttgtGATCTTGCTCCAAACTCACTCCGTTTTTCACATCTCCAGTATGTTTTATCACAATGTTTCTTATCAATTATGTAAGAAACCTTCATGCAAAAGTTTTCTAGCTCCTCGTTCGGTCTTGATGAATTTCATTTAACTCATGGGTtatagtgaaatgtttgatattagatacttgaaaacagaaattatttcaaactaccattcatttcgacgaattgtcatttcgacgaattgtcatttcgacgaattgtctttTCGGCAAATTGTCATTCGACGAactgtcattctaccaattgtctttcgacgaaTTGTCTGCATACCGCCCACGACACCTTGACAGgtgaaaaggaagccatgaaatACACCCACTATCTGTTCAACACAGCTTGACAGGTGAAAAGGAAGCCGTGAAATCAACCCAGTATGtgtccaagacaccttaacagatgaaaaagaaactatgaaatcaacccactatctgtccaagatCCCCTAACAGATGAAAATGAAGttatgaaatcaacccactatctgtccgAGACATCTAAACAGgtgaaaaggaagccatgaaaGCAACCCAGTATCTGTCCAAGATACCTTAACAGGGgaaaaggaagccatgaaatcaaccAACTATCTGTCCATGACACCTTAACAGGTACAAAGGAAGCCATGTAACCAACCCACaatctgtccaagacaccttaataGGTGAAAAGGAAGCCATAAtatcaacccactatctgtccagGACACCTTATCAGGTACAAAAAAGCCATAAAATCGACCCACTATCTGTCCAAAAAACCTTAACATGTGGAAAGGAGGctatgaaatcaacccactatctgtcccAGACACCTTAATAGGTGAAAAGGAAGCTAGGAAATATTCCTGCTATCTGGCCAAGACACCCTAACAGGTGAAAAGAATGCTATGAAATCAACGCACTCACTGTCCGACACACCTTAAAAGGTGAAATGGAAGCCAtaaaatcaacccactatctgtcaAAGACACCTTAACATGTaaaaaggaagccatgaaatcaacccactatctgtcaAAGACACCTTAATATGTGAAAAGGAAGctatgaaatcaacccactatcttTCCAAGACACCTTAACTAGGGAAAAGGAAGCCATAAAATCAACCCACAACTGTCCAGGACACCTTAACAGGTGAAAAGGAAgacatgaaatcaacccactatctgtccaacAAACCTTAACAGGTGAAAAGGAAGCAATGAAATCAACCCACCATCTGTCCAAGACACgttaatatatgaaaaggaagctatgaaatcaacccactatcttTCCAAGACACCTTAACTTGGGAAAAGAAAGCCAtaaaatcaacccactatctgtccagGACACCTTAACAGGCAcaaaggaagccatgaaatcaacccactatctgtccaagacacccTAACAGGTGGAAAGGAAGCTGTGAAAccaacccactatctgtccaagacaccttagcAGGTCAAAAGGAATCCATAAAATTAGcccactatctgtccaagacaccttaacagATGAAAAGGAAGCTATGAAATCAACCCCCTATCTATCCGAGACATCTTAACAGGtgaaaaggaaggtttaaaatcaACCCAGTCAAGATACCTTAACAGGGGAAAAGGAAaccatgaaatcaacccactatctgttCAAGACACCTTAACAAATGAAAAGGAAaccatgaaatcaacccactacTCGTCCAAAACATCTTAACTAGTGAAAAGGAGCCATGAAATCAATccactatctgtccaagacacccTCAGAGGTGAAACAGAAGtaatgaaatcaacccactatctgtccaagacaccttgaAGAGTGAAATGGAAGCAATGAAATCCacccactatctgtccaagacaccttgaagagtgaaaaggaagccatgaaatcaacccactcCCTATGCGAGACACCTTAACTGGTGAAAAGGAAGtcatgaaatcaacccactatctgtacaagacaccttaacaggtgaaaaggaagccatgaaatcaaccaactatctgtccaagacaccttaacagGTGAAAGGGAAGctatgaaatcaacccactatctgtccaagacaccttatcAGGTACAAAGGAAGCCAtaaaatcaacccactatctgtccaacacaccttaacaggtgaaaaggaagccatgaaatcaacccactatctaTCCAAGACACCTTAACAGGTGGAAAGGAAGttatgaaatcaacccactatctgtccaagacaTCTAAACAGGTACAAAGGAAGCCATGAGATCAAAACAatatctgtccaagacaccttaacagGTGGAAATGAAaccatgaaatcaacccactatctgtccaggacaccttaacaggtgaaaaggaagccatgaaatcaacccactatctgcCCAAGACACCTTGACAGGGGAAAAGAAAGCAGTGTAATCAACCCTCTATGTGTCCAAGACACCTTAACCGGGGAAAAAGAAaccatgaaatcaacccactagCTGTCCAAGATACCTTAACAGATGAAAATGAAGTTATGCAATCAACCCACCATCTGTCCGAGACATCCAAACAGGTGAAAAGTAAGCCCTGAAATCAACCCAGTATCTGTCCAAGATACCTAAACAGGGGAAAAGGAaacatgaaatcaacccactatctgtccaagacaccttaacaAATGAAAAGGAAGCCATAAAATCAACCaactatctgtccaagacaccttaaccggtgaaaggaagccatgaaatcaacccactatctgtccaagacaACTTAACAGGGTAAAAGAAAGCCATGAAATTAACAcactatctgtccaagacaccttaattAGTGAAGaggaagccatgaaatcaacccaATATCTGTCCAAGACACCTCAACAGGTGAATAGGAAGCCATGAAATTAACCCtctatctgtccaagacaccttaacaAGGGAAAAGGAAGCCATGAAACCATCCCACTAACTGTCCAAAACAAATTAACAGGTGAAAAGGAAGCTACGAAATCAATACACTAGCTGTCCAAGACACCttcaggggttctcaacctggggtTCGCGAACCCCCAGGGGTTCAAAACCAGATTCCAAGGGGTACTTAGATGGCtgacgaaaattttttttttagatagttacatctgctcagagagagagagagagagagagagagagagagagagagtgtgtgtgtgtgtgtgtgtgtgtgtgtgtgtgtgtgacggaggGGCGCGCCATATCGTGTCGGTTCAATTTCAAACAGCAACGTGAGTGAGGGTGGGGGACGGTTACGTAGACACTGGACAGTCAGCTCACTCAGCTAGCCAACAGACACTGATGCACATCGTAGTTGTTGCTCCTGTCTCCAACGCCTTTTGTTTGCTTAAATGAGGttagttcgtgttttttttttttttattctgtattgaatattcttttatcattGGCAATATTATACATGCATTTCACAGTATACTCGTACGTGTATATAGCTTTGGTTATAAAAAAGTTCCTCTTCTACAATTCCAGATATCATTATGGCCTCATCAGCAAAGAAACGGCAGTATGATGAAAGCTACATTCAGTATGGATTCACTGCTATCAACAAAAGTGGGATTGAATTTCCACAGTGTGTATTATGCCACAAAGTTTTGTCACTGGAGTGCATGAAGCCTAGCTTTCTCAAACGCCATCTAAACAGCTGTCATCCAAGTTTTATAAGCAAGAATGCTGCTTTCTTAAAGCAAAAGGAAGAGGGATTGAAGCGAGCACGCTTCGATCGTTCGGGACATTTCAGGCAACAAAATGAAGCTGGTTTGCGTGCATCCTACATGGTATCACTGAGAATTGCACAAGAAAAGAAACCTCACAACATTGCAGAAAAGTTGATAGTTCCTTGCTGCAAAGATATAATACGTTGTGTTATTGGTTGTGATGCTGAGCAGAAGGTCACATCAGTACCTCTCTCAAATGATACTGTTCATCGACGAATAGTAGATATGTCTGAGGATGTCAAACAACAAGTAATTGCTGAATTAAAGGAAGCCTCTTTTGGAAAATTTGCAATCCAGCTTGACGAGTCGACTGACGTGGCTGCTTGTGCACAACTCCTAGTGTTTGTGCGATACGTCACTGGTCAAGATTTCAAGGAAGAGTTTTTGTTCTGTCATACCTTGAATACGACTACTAGAGGTGAAGACATTTTCAATGAAGTCTCATTGTTTTTTGAGAAAGAAGGACTGTCTTGGAATAATGTATGTGCATGCACAACTGACGGAGCACCAGCAATGCTTGGTCGTCGATCAGGATTTCGAGGAAGAGTGAATCAGGGGAATCCTGAAACCAAGCATCTTCATTGCATGCTTCATAGATATGCCCTGGCATCCAAAACTCTCCCACCTGATTTAAAATTAGTCCTGGATGATGTTGTGCACATGGTAAATGCCATCAAGTCAAGCGCCCTAAATACAAGACTGTTTTCCCTTCTGTGCCAAGAGtttggaagtgatgaagaagtgtTGCTCCTTCACACTGAGGTTCGCTGGCTGTCGAGGGGGAATGTGGTATCAAGAGTAGAATCACTAAAGGAGGAgctcactgaattcttcaaatgtGACAACAAGGCAAAGTCACTTGAGTTCACCAAGAAATTGTCAGACAGCCAGTGGCTTCAGAAGCTGGCCTACCTGAGTGACATATTCTTACGCCTCAACTCATTTAACTTATCCCTCCAAGGCAGTTTTGCCACAGTGAGTGATTTCATGGACAAACTTAGGTCACTGACCATGAAGCTGGAGCTTTGGGAAGGGAAGGTCAAAGATGGAAATCTTAGCATGTTTGAACACCTTGGTGAGGCACTTGATAAAAGTCAAAACACTGGAAAACAAGATGTGATGCAACTTGTGCAATCACATCTCGCTTCTCTGCGGATGGAGCTGCAGTCTTACTTCCCCGAATTGAGTGAATTGGAATCAAAATTGATTAGAAATCCTTTCATTGTGAATGTGCACCTTCTCCCAGATAACATGCAAGAGGAGTTCTTAGAGTTGGTGAACGACTCTGTTGCAAAAGATGCATTTGAAACACTTTCCCTAACCAAGTTCTGGGCTAAAATGAGTGAGATTTACCCTCTTGTATCTAAAGTAGTTCTGAACTCTTTGTTGATGTTCCCTAGTACTTAtctgtgtgagcaaggattttcaacGCTGATGAACATGAAAACCAAACATCGATCACGGCTTAATGTGGAACATGACCTACGATTGTGCCTGTCTAATACTGCTCCTCGAATTGAGAAACTTGTTTGTAACAGACAGGCACAGCCTTCACACTGAAGTTCAGTAATGGTtgataaaggaaatattgtttcattTCTGCATGTGTAGTATCACTGTAAAATACTTGGAATATTCATGTTTCATctcaataaagtaataaaaatttgaataatttcataatatccTATGTTGTACCATTGTACATTGAGTTAGTTACTAAATTACCATTTTGTTCGATGTCAGATTACCGGGGGGTACTGGTAAATGGTCTTATATCTCAGGGGGTACTTGACGGGAAAGAGGTTGAAAATCAATCCACTATCTGTCCATGACGCCCTAACAGGTGAAACCCAAGTAATGAAATCAAACCAatatctgtccaagacaccttgaAGAGTGAAACGGAAGCAATGAAATCCacccactatctgtccaagacaccttaaagagtaaaaaggaagccatgaaatcaacccactcCCTGTCCGAGATACCTTAACGGgtgaaaaggaagccatgaaatcaaccAACTATCTGTCCAAAACACCTTAACAGGTGAAAAGGAAGctatgaaatcaacccactatctgtccaagacaccttaataGGTGAAAAGGAAGCCAtaaaatcaacccactatctgttCAGGACACCTTATCAGGTACAAAGGCAGCCTTAtaatcaacccactatctgtccaacacaccttaacaggtgaaaagaaagccatgaaatcaacccactatctgtccaagacaccttaacagGTGGAAAGGAAATCATGAAATCAATCCTCTATCTGTCCAGGACACCTTGATAGGTGAAAAGGAAGCCCTGAAATCAACCCGCTATCTGTC
This genomic stretch from Palaemon carinicauda isolate YSFRI2023 chromosome 12, ASM3689809v2, whole genome shotgun sequence harbors:
- the LOC137650818 gene encoding zinc finger BED domain-containing protein 5-like, producing MASSAKKRQYDESYIQYGFTAINKSGIEFPQCVLCHKVLSLECMKPSFLKRHLNSCHPSFISKNAAFLKQKEEGLKRARFDRSGHFRQQNEAGLRASYMVSLRIAQEKKPHNIAEKLIVPCCKDIIRCVIGCDAEQKVTSVPLSNDTVHRRIVDMSEDVKQQVIAELKEASFGKFAIQLDESTDVAACAQLLVFVRYVTGQDFKEEFLFCHTLNTTTRGEDIFNEVSLFFEKEGLSWNNVCACTTDGAPAMLGRRSGFRGRVNQGNPETKHLHCMLHRYALASKTLPPDLKLVLDDVVHMVNAIKSSALNTRLFSLLCQEFGSDEEVLLLHTEVRWLSRGNVVSRVESLKEELTEFFKCDNKAKSLEFTKKLSDSQWLQKLAYLSDIFLRLNSFNLSLQGSFATVSDFMDKLRSLTMKLELWEGKVKDGNLSMFEHLGEALDKSQNTGKQDVMQLVQSHLASLRMELQSYFPELSELESKLIRNPFIVNVHLLPDNMQEEFLELVNDSVAKDAFETLSLTKFWAKMSEIYPLVSKVVLNSLLMFPSTYLCEQGFSTLMNMKTKHRSRLNVEHDLRLCLSNTAPRIEKLVCNRQAQPSH